From a single Silene latifolia isolate original U9 population chromosome 6, ASM4854445v1, whole genome shotgun sequence genomic region:
- the LOC141658603 gene encoding berberine bridge enzyme-like 21: MKTKFDFHQFFYFLLIISSFSLAKSSNDTYNNLLQCLNKQTSSQNMSKILYSKDNNQYTTVLYSYIRNSRFTYPTTPKPILIITPFNPSQVSASVICSNKLGLHLKIRSGGHDYEGLSYVSDDPFVVLDMNNFKNVSVDIESGTVYVEAGATLGEFYYNIVKKSNVHGFPAGQCPTVGIGGHFTGGGYGFMMRKHGLSVDHIIDAEVVDYKGRILNRCSMGEDLFWAIRGGGGASFAVVLSFTVKLVTVPETVTVFNVKRFLADNVTDFVYKWPSVMKNIDENLFMRLLLQPENDPKNTGNLTVGVTVISYFLGDSETLVNLLNSKLPELGIEKADCHEMSWGKGILFLLNHDKETPYEVLLSRNYTASYQKNKSDYVQKPIEKQDLELLWKKLIELEKPILVFSAYGGKMNKIPATRTPFPHRKGNLFKIQYFIYWKDNVGQDIEAKNIGILRKLYEFMTPYVSKNPRGAFLNYRDIDIGVSHNWTYDEGEVYGRKYFLGNFDRLVKVKTKVDPHNFFRYEQSLPTRHVSTPFISVNNSRLTFFRSSERSNMNYSSK; the protein is encoded by the coding sequence ATGAAAACAAAATTTGATTTCCATCAATTTTTCTACTTCCTCCTAATTATTTCCTCATTTTCATTAGCTAAATCATCAAATGATACATACAACAATCTTCTCCAATGCTTAAATAAACAAACTTCTTCACAAAACATGTCGAAAATTCTATACTCTAAGGACAATAACCAATACACAACAGTCTTATATTCCTACATAAGAAATTCAAGGTTCACATACCCAACTACACCTAAACCTATACTAATCATCACCCCGTTCAACCCGTCTCAAGTTTCGGCCTCTGTCATATGCTCAAATAAACTCGGGTTACATCTCAAAATCCGATCAGGAGGTCACGACTATGAAGGTTTGTCATATGTTTCGGATGATCCCTTTGTCGTTCTTGACATGAACAATTTCAAAAACGTAAGTGTTGATATCGAGTCAGGGACTGTTTATGTCGAGGCAGGGGCGACCTTGGGGGAATTTTACTACAACATTGTTAAAAAGAGCAATGTGCATGGGTTCCCTGCAGGGCAGTGTCCGACTGTCGGAATTGGTGGGCATTTTACAGGGGGCGGTTATGGTTTTATGATGAGGAAACACGGGTTATCAGTAGATCATATAATAGATGCTGAGGTGGTGGATTATAAGGGTCGAATTCTTAACCGGTGTTCCATGGGTGAAGACTTGTTTTGGGCAATCAGGGGTGGCGGTGGTGCTAGTTTTGCTGTTGTACTGTCTTTTACAGTTAAGCTTGTGACGGTTCCTGAAActgtgacggtttttaatgttAAGAGGTTTCTGGCGGATAATGTGACTGATTTTGTTTACAAATGGCCGTCTGTTATGAAAAACATTGATGAGAACTTGTTTATGAGATTGTTACTGCAACCTGAGAATGATCCGAAAAACACAGGAAATTTAACTGTCGGCGTTACTGTGATATCATATTTCCTAGGGGATTCCGAAACCTTAGTCAATTTACTGAACTCCAAATTACCTGAATTGGGTATCGAGAAAGCGGACTGCCATGAAATGAGTTGGGGGAAAGGtatattatttttgttaaatCACGACAAGGAAACTCCGTATGAAGTGCTTTTAAGCAGGAATTATACGGCGAGTTACCAGAAGAATAAATCAGATTATGTACAGAAACCGATTGAGAAACAAGATTTGGAGCTTCTTTGGAAGAAACTGATCGAATTAGAGAAACCGATCCTGGTTTTCAGTGCTTATGGAGGAAAAATGAACAAGATTCCTGCAACTCGTACGCCATTTCCACATAGAAAAGGGAATTTGTTTAAGATTCAGTATTTTATTTATTGGAAAGATAATGTAGGGCAAGATATAGAGGCAAAAAACATCGGTATATTGAGGAAATTGTATGAATTTATGACACCCTATGTGTCCAAGAATCCTAGAGGTGCATTCCTTAATTACAGGGATATCGACATTGGTGTTAGCCATAACTGGACTTACGACGAAGGGGAAGTGTATGGGAGGAAGTACTTCTTGGGTAACTTTGATAGGTTAGTTAAGGTTAAGACTAAGGTCGATCCTCATAATTTTTTCAGATATGAACAGAGTTTACCAACTCGACATGTAAGTACCCCGTTTATTTCAGTGAATAATTCGCGGTTGACTTTTTTCCGTTCATCGGAAAGGTCAAACATGAATTATTCATCAAAATGA
- the LOC141658604 gene encoding berberine bridge enzyme-like 21 codes for MNNLRNIRIDTATGTAYVEAGASLGEFYYKIIKSSNVHGFPAGLCPTLGIGGHFSGGGYGHMIRKFGLSVDHIIDAQVVDYQGRILNRKSMGEDLFWAIRGGGGANFAVVLSYTVKLVPVPETVTVFNVQRFLADNLTDVVYKWQSVMKDIDENLFIRLLLQPANDPKNPNNLTVGVTFISHFLGDAKTLVNLLNTELPELGIKKEDCQELSWSKALLFWLNYDTESPLEVLLNRTLNVNYLKRKSDYVQTPIEKQHLELLWKKIIQLGKSGLVFNSYGGRMNEIADTATPFPHRKGNLFKIQYSISWKEEGQETDDKNVGILREMYEFMTPYVSQNPRGAFLNYRDIDIGVTQNWTYKEGEVYGKKYFMGNFDRLVKIKSMVDPHNFFRYEQSIPIGDYYM; via the coding sequence ATGAACAATTTGAGAAATATACGTATTGATACCGCGACAGGAACTGCCTATGTCGAGGCAGGGGCGAGTTTGGGAGAATTTTATTACAAGATCATAAAAAGCAGCAATGTGCATGGTTTTCCTGCAGGGTTATGCCCTACATTAGGAATCGGAGGGCATTTTAGTGGGGGTGGTTACGGTCATATGATCAGAAAATTCGGGTTGTCAGTAGATCATATTATAGATGCTCAGGTCGTGGATTATCAGGGTCGGATTCTGAATCGGAAATCCATGGGTGAGGATTTGTTTTGGGCGATCAGAGGTGGTGGTGGTGCTAATTTTGCTGTTGTACTGTCGTATACTGTTAAACTTGTGCCGGTTCCTGAAACCGTGACAGTTTTCAATGTTCAGAGGTTTCTGGCTGATAATTTGACTGATGTTGTTTACAAATGGCAGTCGGTTATGAAAGACATTGACGAAAACTTGTTCATTCGACTGTTACTGCAACCTGCAAATGATCCGAAGAATCCAAATAATTTAACTGTCGGCGTTACATTCATATCACATTTCCTAGGAGACGCGAAAACATTAGTCAATCTCCTGAACACTGAACTGCCTGAACTCGGTATAAAGAAAGAAGACTGCCAGGAACTTAGTTGGTCGAAAGCTTTATTATTTTGGTTAAATTACGACACAGAAAGTCCACTCGAAGTCCTTCTAAACCGAACTTTAAACGTTAATTACTTGAAAAGAAAGTCCGATTATGTCCAGACACCAATTGAGAAACAACATTTGGAACTCCTCTGGAAGAAAATAATCCAACTCGGAAAATCCGGCCTTGTTTTCAATTCCTACGGAGGAAGAATGAATGAAATCGCGGATACTGCGACTCCATTCCCTCACCGGAAAGGAAACTTGTTCAAGATTCAGTACTCAATTAGTTGGAAAGAAGAAGGGCAAGAAACTGATGATAAGAATGTTGGTATACTAAGGGAGATGTATGAGTTTATGACACCTTATGTGTCCCAGAATCCAAGGGGTGCATTCCTTAATTATAGGGACATTGACATTGGTGTTACCCAAAATTGGACTTACAAAGAAGGGGAAGTGTATGGTAAAAAGTATTTTATGGGTAATTTTGATAGGTTAGTTAAGATTAAGAGTATGGTTGATCCTCATAATTTTTTTAGGTATGAGCAAAGTATACCAATTGGGGATTATTATATGTAG
- the LOC141587537 gene encoding berberine bridge enzyme-like 8, which translates to MKTNINFHNIFYCFLIIILSTFSFAKSSNETYNTFLACLNKQTTSKNISKILYSKASNKYTSVLQSHIRNLRFTYPTTPKPFLIVTPFNPSHVSASVVCSKRLGLHLKIRSGGHDYEGLSYVSDDQYILLDMSKLNDVRVDTATGTAYVEAGASLGEFYYKIVSSGNVHGFPAGVGATVGIGGHFSGGGYGNMIRKYGLTVDHIIDAEVVDYKGRILNRSSMGEDLFWAIRGGGGASFAVVLSYTVKLMPVPETVTVFNVQRMLTDDITNVVYKWQSVMNNIDENLFIRLIFQTVNAPDNQGNLTVRVIFISHFLGDSETLLNILNSELPELGIRKEDCQETSWAKALLFWLGHGTETPYEVLLNTSYIPYYVKTKSDFVQKPIEKHELELLWKKLIKLEKPALVFSPYGGRMNEIPASATPFPHRNGNLYMIEYSTFWKEAGKNIEEKNIGLTRELYEFMKPYVSKNPRGAFLNLRDIDIGVSHNGTYKEGEVYGKKYFLGNFHRLVRVKSKVDPDNFFRYEQSIPIRHHKEFFDYM; encoded by the coding sequence atgaaaacaaatattaatttcCATAATATTTTCTATTGTTTTCTCATCATAATTCTCTCAACATTCTCATTTGCAAAATCATCAAATGAAACATACAACACCTTCTTAGCTTGCTTAAATAAGCAAACAACATcaaaaaacatttcaaaaatactttACTCCAAGGCCAGCAACAAATACACTTCAGTCTTACAATCCCACATTCGAAATCTAAGATTTACATACCCAACAACACCGAAACCGTTCCTAATCGTCACGCCTTTCAACCCGTCTCATGTTTCAGCCTCTGTCGTATGCTCAAAAAGACTTGGACTACACCTCAAAATAAGGTCAGGTGGGCATGACTATGAAGGCTTATCCTACGTCTCAGACGATCAGTATATTTTACTTGACATGAGCAAGTTGAATGACGTAAGGGTTGATACCGCGACAGGAACTGCCTACGTGGAGGCAGGCGCGAGCTTGGGAGAATTTTACTACAAAATTGTCAGCAGCGGCAATGTACATGGATTTCCTGCAGGAGTAGGCGCGACTGTTGGAATTGGTGGGCATTTTAGTGGGGGTGGTTATGGTAATATGATTAGAAAATACGGGTTGACAGTCGATCATATAATAGATGCTGAGGTTGTCGATTATAAGGGTCGGATTCTGAACCGGAGCTCCATGGGTGAGGATTTGTTTTGGGCAATTAGAGGAGGCGGTGGTGCTAGTTTCGCTGTTGTTCTGTCTTATACAGTTAAACTTATGCCAGTTCCTGAAActgtgacggtttttaatgttCAGAGGATGCTAACCGATGATATAACTAACGTCGTTTATAAATGGCAGTCTGTTATGAACAACATTGACGAAAACTTGTTCATCAGACTGATATTTCAGACAGTGAATGCTCCGGACAACCAAGGAAATTTAACTGTCAGGGTTATatttatatcacatttccttggaGATTCCGAAACACTGCTCAATATACTGAATTCTGAATTGCCTGAATTGGGTATCAGAAAAGAAGACTGTCAGGAAACGAGTTGGGCGAAGGCGTTACTGTTTTGGTTAGGTCATGGCACGGAAACTCCTTACGAAGTTCTTCTGAATACGAGTTACATACCATATTATGTTAAGACGAAATCAGATTTCGTACAGAAACCAATCGAGAAACATGAGTTGGAGCTTCTTTGGAAGAAACTAATTAAATTAGAGAAACCGGCCTTGGTTTTCAGTCCTTATGGTGGAAGGATGAATGAGATTCCGGCCTCTGCTACACCATTTCCGCATAGGAATGGTAATTTGTACATGATTGAGTACTCGACTTTTTGGAAAGAAGCGGGGAAAAATATTGAGGAGAAGAACATTGGTTTAACAAGGGAATTGTATGAGTTTATGAAACCTTATGTGTCTAAGAATCCTAGGGGTGCATTCCTTAACCTTAGGGACATAGACATTGGTGTTAGTCACAATGGGACTTACAAAGAAGGGGAAGTGTATGGGAAAAAGTACTTCTTGGGTAATTTTCATAGGTTAGTTCGGGTTAAGAGTAAGGTCGATCCTGATAATTTTTTTAGATATGAGCAGAGTATACCAATTCGACATCATAAAGAGTTCTTCGATTATATGTAG
- the LOC141586398 gene encoding berberine bridge enzyme-like 19 yields MVTKLHNYGFLLFFIIILSSSSLSFSATLYDNFLQCLTTKTNSPKNISSILYTQNNTQFTSVLDAYIRNLRFTSPTTRKPQLIFTPLNPTQVSAVVICSNSLGLHVKIRSGGHDYDGLSYISDDPFVILDMINLRNIKVDPVAGTAYIEAGATLGELYYRISEKSNVYGFPAGVCPTVGVGGHVSGGGYGNMIRKYGLSVDHIIDAQVVDYQGRILNRKSMGEDLFWAIRGGGGASFAVVLSFTVNLVPVPETVTVFNVLRYQSDNATDLVYKWQTVMKDIDHNLFIRLLLQPVTDPKQKGKKTARVTFIALYLGNSDSLVSVLNVAFPELGIRKQDCQEMSWVQSALFWANFDNDTSPDVLLNRTYNANYGKRKSDYVQTPIPKQGLELLWQKLVQIGKPGLVFNSYGGIMNEIAADAVPFPHRNGNLFKIQYSIGWKDAGQTADDTNIGLIRQLYAFMEPYVSQNPRGTYLNYRDVDIGINRNWTYKEGEVYGRKYFLGNFDRLVKVKGEVDPRNFFRNEQSIPLLNS; encoded by the coding sequence atgGTGACAAAACTCCATAATTATGGATtcttattattctttattatcatattatcatcgtCTTCGCTTTCATTTTCCGCCACATTATACGATAATTTCCTCCAATGTTTAACCACCAAGACAAACTCCCCAAAAAATATTTCCTCAATTCTATACACTCAAAATAACACACAATTCACTTCCGTCCTTGACGCATACATCCGAAACTTACGTTTCACGTCGCCAACGACACGTAAACCGCAACTAATATTCACTCCATTAAACCCGACTCAGGTCTCGGCAGTGGTTATATGCTCTAACAGTCTTGGCCTCCACGTTAAAATACGAAGTGGAGGCCATGACTATGACGGACTGTCCTACATATCGGACGACCCGTTTGTTATCCTAGACATGATTAATTTACGTAACATTAAGGTGGACCCCGTTGCTGGGACCGCCTACATCGAGGCGGGGGCCACTTTAGGTGAACTATATTACAGAATTtctgaaaaatccaacgtgtacgGATTTCCTGCAGGGGTGTGCCCCACTGTAGGAGTTGGCGGACACGTCAGCGGTGGCGGGTATGGTAATATGATAAGGAAATACGGGTTATCCGTAGACCATATTATCGACGCTCAAGTCGTCGATTATCAGGGTCGGATACTGAACCGTAAATCAATGGGTGAAGATCTGTTTTGGgctattcgaggcggtggtggggCCAGTTTTGCTGTTGTTTTATCGTTTACGGTTAACCTGGTGCCTGTTCCAGAGACCGTGACGGTTTTTAATGTTCTGAGGTATCAGTCAGATAATGCAACTGATCTGGTTTATAAATGGCAGACAGTAATGAAAGATATTGATCATAATTTATTTATCAGATTATTATTACAGCCGGTAACTGACCCGAAACAGAAGGGTAAAAAAACTGCCAGGGTAACTTTTATTGCATTATATTTGGGTAATTCTGACAGTTTAGTTTCTGTGTTAAATGTTGCATTTCCTGAACTTGGTATAAGGAAACAGGACTGTCAGGAAATGAGTTGGGTTCAGTCCGCATTATTCTGGGCAAATTTCGACAATGATACTTCACCCGATGTTTTACTAAACCGGACTTATAACGCGAATTACGGGAAAAGGAAGTCGGATTACGTTCAAACCCCGATTCCTAAACAAGGGTTGGAACTTCTGTGGCAGAAACTGGTGCAAATTGGAAAACCCGGGTTAGTTTTTAACTCGTATGGCGGGATAATGAACGAAATTGCAGCAGACGCGGTCCCATTTCCGCATAGAAACGGGAATTTGTTTAAAATTCAGTACTCAATTGGTTGGAAAGATGCAGGACAAACTGCTGATGATACAAATATTGGGTTAATTAGACAATTATATGCATTTATGGAGCCTTATGTGTCTCAAAATCCGAGGGGTACGTACCTTAATTATAGGGACGTTGATATCGGAATTAACCGGAATTGGACTTATAAAGAAGGTGAAGTTTATGGGAGGAAATATTTCTTGGGTAATTTTGATAGGTTGGTTAAGGTGAAAGGTGAAGTTGATCCTCGTAATTTTTTTAGGAATGAACAAAGTATTCCGCTTTTAAATTCATGA